AGCGCGACCCTTGGAGCGGCGAGCGGCGATCACGCCACGGCCACCACGGGTCTTCATGCGAGCGCGGAAACCGTGGGTGCGCTTGCGACGGATAACGGAGGGTTGGAAGGTACGCTTCATGATGGAATTCCTGGCCGGACTAAGTAAACCGTTAATTACACTGCCAAATTCCGTCAATGTCAACCATTGCCGCGAGTCGGTCCTGTGACGCGCCTGTGGATAACTGAGACGCAAGCGACTAGAATCTGCACCTCACCCCCGCCATCCGCACTCACTCCCGCGT
This region of Chitinolyticbacter meiyuanensis genomic DNA includes:
- the rpmH gene encoding 50S ribosomal protein L34; translation: MKRTFQPSVIRRKRTHGFRARMKTRGGRGVIAARRSKGRARLSA